From the genome of Streptomyces sp. JH34:
GCCCAGCACGATCCAGCTCCACGGATTGGACTGGTAGGTGTGGCCGGAGGTGAGGCCGACGTGGAACTCGTAGACCTGGTACTCGTAGTGCCACAGGCTGCGCAGCCAGTCCGGCAGCCAGGTCCAGCTGCCGCCCTTGCCCCCGGTGGCCGCCCAGTTGCGGTAGTACCCCTTGTCCGTGACGATCCAGCCGGTCCACGAGACCAGGTACGTGCCGATGGCGACCGGCACGGTGGAGACGAACGCGGGCAGCAGGTCCTTGAGGGCCACGGCCCGGTACGGCTGCACCGCGCCCGCCGTGCGCCTCGCGCCGACGTCCCAGAGCACCGCCATCACGCCGAACGCGGCCAGGATGTAGAGCCCGTTCCACTTCGTGGCGAAGGCCAGACCGAGCATCAGGCCGGCCGTGATCCGCCACGGGCGCCACCCCAGCCGGAGCGTTTCGGCGATATGGGCGTCCGGGCGCAGGATCCCGTCCTCGTCGACCGGGAGCGCCGCGGCCAGCTTCCGGCGGGACCGGTCACGGTCGACGAGGAGGCAGCCGAAGGCCGCGAGGACGAAGAACATCAGCACCAGGTCGAGCAGCGCGGTGCGGCTCATCACGAAGTGCAGCCCGTCCACGGCCAGCAGGGTCCCCGCCAGGCAGCCCAGGAAGGTCGAGCGGAACAGCCGGCGGCCGATGCGGCACAGCATCAGAACCGAGAGCGTCCCGAGCAGCGCCACCATGAAGCGCCAGCCGAACGGCGTGAAGCCGAACAGCTGCTCACCGAACCCGATGATCCACTTGCCGACCGGCGGATGGACGACGTAGCCCGGGTCCACCGGGATGTCCACCGAGGACGGGTCCTTCAGGATCAGCTTGTCGACGTCCTTGGGCCAGGAACCCTCGTACCCCTGGTTGACCAGGGCCCAGGCGTCCTTGGCGTAGTACGTCTCGTCGAATATCACCGCCTTCGGACTGCCCAGGTTCCAGAACCGCAGCACCCCGGCCACCAGCGCCACCAGCAGCGGACCGCCCCAGGCGGACCAGCGCACCAGGTGTCCGGCGAGGGTCGGGGGCACCGCGAGCACGTTCCAGAACTGGCCGCCCGGGCGCGTGTAGGGCGGGTCCAGGCGCTCGCGCAGCCCCGTCTCCGGCCGTGGGGAATGGCCGAAGCGGCGCAGCCGCTGCTGCCAGGAAGGCGGCTGGTCGCCGGCGTGGTCCCCGGCGTCGTTGCCCTGCTGGGCTTCGGGCGCAGTACTCGTCACCGCGCCATCGTAGGGAACGCATCTGTGCGAGTGGTGCCGCCCGTGCTGGGAGGATGGCCGATGTGACTGGAACGACTGGAACGCTCGTACTCGCAGGGACCCCCATCGGCGACGTGGCGGACGCCCCGCCACGGCTCGCCGCCGAGCTGGAGACGGCCGACGTCGTGGCCGCCGAGGACACCCGGCGGCTGCGCAGGCTCACCCAGGCGCTGGGCATCCACACGACGGGGCGTGTCGTGTCCTACTTCGAGGGCAACGAGTCCGCGCGCACGCCCGAGCTCGTGGAGGCGCTGGCCGGCGGGGCGCGCGTCCTGCTCGTCACCGACGCGGGCATGCCGTCGGTCTCCGACCCCGGCTACCGGCTCGTCGCCGCCGCCGTGGAGCAGGACATCAAGGTGACCGCCGTGCCGGGCCCCTCGGCCGTGCTGACCGCGCTCGCGCTGTCCGCCCTGCCCGTGGACCGCTTCTGCTTCGAGGGCTTCCTGCCGCGCAAGGCGGGCGAACGGCTCGGGAAGCTGCGCGAGGTCGCCGACGAGCGCCGCACGATGGTGTTCTTCGAGGCCCCGCACCGGCTGGACGACACCCTGGCCGCCATGGCCGAGGTGTTCGGCGCCGACCGCAGGGCCGCCGTGTGCCGGGAACTGACCAAGACGTACGAGGAGGTCAAGCGCGGCCCCCTGGGCGATCTGGCCGTCTGGGCGGCCGAGGGCGTTCGCGGCGAGATCACCGTCGTCGTCGAGGGCGCCACGGACTCCGGGAACGAAGGACTCGACGCCGCCGAGCTGGTACGCAGGGTGCAGGTGCGCGAGGAGGCGGGGGAGCGGCGCAAGGAGGCCATCGCGGCGGTCGCCGCCGAGGCGGGGCTGCCCAAGCGGGAGGTCTTCGATGCGGTGGTCGCGGCAAAGAACGCGGCTCGGACCGGCCAGGATCAGGGCAAGGGACTAGCCTGAAATGTAAAGCCCGAGCCGCGAACCGGGCCCTTCGGCCACGGATAGGCCAAAAGCGTTCCAACACTCGGCAGACCTGGTGCTCCGTCGCCGGTGAGGGCGTCCACTTGAGGGTGGAACGCACCATCCGGAGTGCTTGTCCGGAGTGCTTCTCCATCGGACAAGAGGAGCGGGCATGAGTGAGATCGCAGCACCCACCGTGCACGAGGCGTACGCCTTCGCCTGCATGCGGTGCGGTTACGGCTGGGAACAGGCCTACGAGATAGAGCACCACGTCGACGGCTCGGGCAACGCCTTCGTGGTCTACAAGGCGGACGGGCAGCCCGTGCCCTCACCGCTGTCCACCCCCACCTGCGCGAGGTGCGGCGGCCATGTCGTCCGGATCATGCGGGCCGGTCGGGTGTCCACGGTCCAGCAGTTGCTCCGGCCCCCGCAGACCGTACCCGGGAAGAAGCCCGTCGAGGAGCCGGCGGCGGAGGAGATGGCCGTCGCGGCGGTGCGCGCCCCCGGGCCCGAGGCGCACCACTGGCACCTGTCCGACCTGCTGCGTCCCTTCCACCGGCGGTGAGAGGAAGCTCATGCCCTCGTAGAGTCGGGGGCATGAGCCGTACCGAAGCCCCGCCGCTCCCCGAACCCCTCAGGGTTCCGGTCGCCGATTCGCACACCCACCTGGACATGCAGGACGGAACCGTCGAGGAGGGCCTGGCCCGCGCCGCGGCGGTCAACGTCACCACCGTCGTCCAGGTGGGCTGCGACGTGAAGGGCTCGCACTGGGCCGCCGAGACCGCCGCCGCCCACCCGTCCGTCCACGCCTCCGTCGCCCTGCACCCCAACGAGGCGCCCCGCATCGTGCACGGCGACCCCGAGGGCACCGCCCGCCAGGGCGCGCGCGAGCCCGGCGGGAAGGCGGCACTCGACGAGGCGCTCGCCGAGATCGACGCCCTGGCCGCCCTCGCCCACGTACGCGCGGTCGGCGAGACCGGCCTGGACTTCTTCCGTACGGGCCCCGAGGGCGTCGCCGCCCAGGAGGAGTCCTTCCGGGCGCACATCGAGATCGCCAAGCGGCACGGCAAGGCCCTGGTCATTCACGACCGGGAGGCCCACGCGGACGTGCTGCGCGTCCTCGCCGACGCGGGCGCCCCGGAGCGGACCGTCTTCCACTGCTACTCGGGAGACGCCGAGATGGCCCGGACCTGCGCGGCGGCGGGCTACTTCATGTCCTTCGCCGGCAACGTCACCTTCAAGAACGCGCAGCCGCTGCGCGACGCGCTGGCCGTCGTCCCCGCCGAGCTCGTGCTCGTCGAGACGGACGCCCCCTTCCTCACCCCCGCGCCGTACCGCGGCCGGCCCAACGCGCCCTACCTGATCCCGGTCACGCTCCGCGCCATGGCCGAGGTGCGGAACACCGACGAGGACACCCTGGCCGCCGCCGTCTACGACAACACCGCGCGGGCGTTCGACTTCTGACGCCCTCGCCGGCCCGTGTGCGGTCCGTCCGACACATGCGGTAATCGTACGACTTTGGACGGTGACGGAGCCTCGGCTATCGTGCCCGCGCAACGGGGTGGGCAGGGCCGGAACGTCTGGAGCGTCGTGGGCCATTCGCAGGGCAGTCACCGCGCGCCGCGCGGCAGTCGGCGCACGACGCGGGCCGTGGCGCGGATTCCCGCCCCGCCCGCGGCTCCGCCGCGCTCCCTCCACGAGGAGCGGACGATCGTCGCGCGGCTGCGGCCGGGCCCGCCGCAGGTCCACGACCCCACCGTCGTGGACACCCCGCTGCCGGCCCGGCTCCCCGCCCCGCGCCGGGAACCCGCCGGGCACCGGGCGGCCGCGCGGCACCGCGGTGCCCCGGAGAGCCTGCGGCGGATCGTCCCGCGCGCCCTGGTCGTCGCCGTCCTGGCCGGCGGGACCGTCGCGTTCCTCGCCCAGGACAAGGCCGTCCGCGTCAGCGTCGACGGGACCTCGCACACCCTGCACACCTTCGCCGACGACGTCGGGGAGCTCCTCGACGCGGAGGGCGTCACGGTCGGCGCCCGGGACACCGTCGCCCCCGCCCCCGCCACGGGGCTCGACGACGGCGACGAGATCGTCGTCCGGCGTGAGACACGCGGCTTCGGACCCGTACCGGGCCGTGCCCCCTGGGTCCCGCGGCGGCCGTAGGCTTAACGGGTGAGCACCACTGAGCCCGACGCCCTCCTGGGCCCCGCAGACATCCGCGAGCTGGCCGCAGCGCTGGGCGTACGCCCCACCAAGCAGCGCGGCCAGAACTTCGTCATCGACGCCAACACGGTCCGCAGGATCGTACGGACCGCAGAGGTGCGGCCCGACGACGTGGTGGTCGAGGTCGGGCCCGGCCTGGGCTCGCTGACCCTGGCCCTGCTGGAGGCCGCCGACCGGGTCGTCGCCGTGGAGATCGACGACGTGCTCGCCGGCGCCCTGCCGGCCACGGTCGCCGCCCGGCTGCCGGGGCGCGCCGAGCGCTTCGCCCTGGTCCACTCGGACGCGATGCTCGTCACCGAGCTGCCGGGCCCGGCGCCGACCGCACTCGTCGCCAACCTGCCGT
Proteins encoded in this window:
- a CDS encoding phospholipid carrier-dependent glycosyltransferase; this encodes MTSTAPEAQQGNDAGDHAGDQPPSWQQRLRRFGHSPRPETGLRERLDPPYTRPGGQFWNVLAVPPTLAGHLVRWSAWGGPLLVALVAGVLRFWNLGSPKAVIFDETYYAKDAWALVNQGYEGSWPKDVDKLILKDPSSVDIPVDPGYVVHPPVGKWIIGFGEQLFGFTPFGWRFMVALLGTLSVLMLCRIGRRLFRSTFLGCLAGTLLAVDGLHFVMSRTALLDLVLMFFVLAAFGCLLVDRDRSRRKLAAALPVDEDGILRPDAHIAETLRLGWRPWRITAGLMLGLAFATKWNGLYILAAFGVMAVLWDVGARRTAGAVQPYRAVALKDLLPAFVSTVPVAIGTYLVSWTGWIVTDKGYYRNWAATGGKGGSWTWLPDWLRSLWHYEYQVYEFHVGLTSGHTYQSNPWSWIVLGRPVSYFYEEQTGCLTSGTGKCAREVLALGTPMLWWAACVALLYVLWRWFFRRDWRAGAIACGVAAGWVPWFFYQERTIFLFYAVVFVPFLCLAVTMMIGALIGPAVGTGTRHGPGTGRSADPTGERRRTLGTIAAGVLVLLIVWNFVYFWPLYTGTSIPDGSWRDRMWLDTWV
- the rsmI gene encoding 16S rRNA (cytidine(1402)-2'-O)-methyltransferase is translated as MADVTGTTGTLVLAGTPIGDVADAPPRLAAELETADVVAAEDTRRLRRLTQALGIHTTGRVVSYFEGNESARTPELVEALAGGARVLLVTDAGMPSVSDPGYRLVAAAVEQDIKVTAVPGPSAVLTALALSALPVDRFCFEGFLPRKAGERLGKLREVADERRTMVFFEAPHRLDDTLAAMAEVFGADRRAAVCRELTKTYEEVKRGPLGDLAVWAAEGVRGEITVVVEGATDSGNEGLDAAELVRRVQVREEAGERRKEAIAAVAAEAGLPKREVFDAVVAAKNAARTGQDQGKGLA
- a CDS encoding TatD family hydrolase, with protein sequence MSRTEAPPLPEPLRVPVADSHTHLDMQDGTVEEGLARAAAVNVTTVVQVGCDVKGSHWAAETAAAHPSVHASVALHPNEAPRIVHGDPEGTARQGAREPGGKAALDEALAEIDALAALAHVRAVGETGLDFFRTGPEGVAAQEESFRAHIEIAKRHGKALVIHDREAHADVLRVLADAGAPERTVFHCYSGDAEMARTCAAAGYFMSFAGNVTFKNAQPLRDALAVVPAELVLVETDAPFLTPAPYRGRPNAPYLIPVTLRAMAEVRNTDEDTLAAAVYDNTARAFDF